The window TAATTTAGTGATGTGTTCTCATCTGTCTAGAAGCAAAAGTCgcatttgtatatttgtattcTTTAAAATTGAAACAAACTAGGGCTGCAgctattttagtaatcaagtattccaAGTATTATTCCATCTATGAATccagtaatcggataagaaatacatTTGTCTTGCTAGTGAATGAGTCAGTACGTGTGTCTCTAATTTAAAGGGAGCATGAAGAAAAGCGACAACATTCTCAGAACTGGGGTTTTCCCTGATGCAACTTTGCAACATTTCCTGTTGGAGAAAGCAGACATTCTGATGATGTGCATATTATAAATTCatgttaattaatgttaataataattcagtgtccaaCCGAACAGCTCCAGGTCAGTGGCTCAGTTTTACTGGCCCATGTACATTTTTACTGATCacgcaggaaggaaaaaaaaaaaaaaaaaaaaccctaaaagcttttatttttaaatattactaTTTCATATTAATCTACATATGCACAATAACATTTATAaaccttgaaataaatatggtttAGTACACCCCATGACCTCTTTTCACTGACCCCTGCGTGCTGCAGATATTGCCATATAAAGCAGGACGGCTTGTGGTTAGCCTTCAGTGAGCTGCCTGATTTAAACATCGTATCAAAccaaacagttcatctgcatattttattttcacttctaGCTTTACTGCAGATGTTTTACTATGTAAAAGGAAACAGTGTGGATGGAGGCAGCTACAAAGTTTGCTTTTATTCATGTCGGAGCTTGTTGAACAGGTGGTTTGATGAAGgacttcctccagctgtttcccagtaaaggtttaatggtgattacaggaacaagcgctgctgttCTAGAAGaacgctagaaaaacattttctttcactccacctgagctctcCATCTTGGTAACAGCTCTGTGTCTTTGCTATTCGCTGTGCGCGTGTGGACAGACTCCACGTTAAACTTGTGACAGCACCATCGTCACTGCTGCTACTGCGCTATCAGTCCTTTTGTTGAAAACCTGGGGCCTGCAAGCATTTAATGTTCCTAGATATGTTTCTATATGGTTTTCTATTGCAAGTCTATTTTTAGTCATTGTGGGTAAAACACTCACATTAGGCCATTTCTTCCTGACCATATGCTTCTTAACCTCCCTGAGGCGTGTGATCATCAAAAAAAGTGTGTGGAAAAGAGCAAAAATGGTCACTTGCTCTATAAAGGGTTAATGAACCAGAGTCATCAGTGATGTCATCCCTCACAGTCAAACATTTCATCCTAACCACACTTATAAAATAACCAATAGTCAGCATTTTGCATGCAAATGGTGTTTTCTTGCTTGGACTGAAAACCTCAAAAACCCACTTTACACTATTAAAACTGCAATTCTAAAAACATCACAGAGGACTGAACAGCAAGATAGTCTGAAGTTTGTTTACCATGAAAATTTAACAGGCTGTTCAATAAATTTATACTTTTTATAGAGCTATTTACAAAAAACACTTAATCATAGCAGCAACATTTTATCTAGAATGGCACTTACTGTGCATGACCTGCAGAATAAAACTGCACTAATCTAACAGCAGGGACTCCCAGCAGGTTTCATCCAATGAGGAGAACGGACAGTTGCTCTGATGGATCAATGACACAGACATGTTGAAAAAGAGTATATACtcatggttttgttttctttctgtaatCTTGAGAACTGTGTTCATTTTGAAATATGTTAGTTTTGTGATGTGTTGTAACCGTCTTGACTTGAAAGTCATATTAGATATATTAGTTTATGCTTTAAATAatacaaactgcatttttttttgttgacctACTGACCTAAACTAACACATGATTCACTTGATTCAAATCCATCTGGGAgtgactgctgcagctctgacatgTTTCACAACATAGTGGATAATAAACAGCAGATAGGCTAGTGGATTTTTGTGTTGCCCAATAATGgaaaaagaaggggaaaaaagaaaagaaaaaaagaaaaaaagccaaatcTCTGAAGACAAgattctgcattaaaaaaaaaaattatgaaaagcaTTCCTGGATTACATGCAAATATTTCAATCCTTTACAGGAGGTCACAAGCTGTGACACATGCATGTTTAAATATTCACAAAGACTTGGCAGTCTTGATAAGATTTAAGTTAATACTGGTTAATAATGAACCAGAGTCAGCAATGATGCCACCACCCCTGCACTCACTGTCAAACATTTCATCCTAAACCTGCTCTTAAAATTTAATAATcagcatttgcattttaatacaCACTTCACTGTTAACCCCACTTAAATGCTGAAGCAATGTTGTTTTTCTCTAACAGATGAGGAAGTCTCAGGCAGACTGCTGAATTATGAAACTTCCTGTTAGCAATAGCCTTGGTGGTTTCATTTACACGGAAACAGCAACCTAAAGGGAGTTGCTGCTGCTCCTACACAAACAAAGAGCTCAGACacatgacagcagcagaccGATGCAGGTAAGCTCTCCTGTTTTCTGGTGTCAATATGAATGACTTTATGACTGATTTATCTCtcgcttttattgtgaaggctTCTCTGCTAAGAAATtattctgaaaatgaaaatatggtACAGTGCAGCTGACAGGATTTTAGAAGGAATTTATATGAAGTAGTTACactagttttttttccccctggaaCTATACACCCTGGTACACCCTTAAGAGGAAAACCAGACAGTAGCAACATACACAGATTTCCTTCCAATGGCTCTATTGACCAACAGAACGCATTTCTGTATTTGAAGCAGGTTTTTATATAATGCATTGTTTCTAATGGTCTTTACAGAGATAGTCTAAGTGCATGTTGTAATCAGTTGTGTTGTGgacagttttatttctttgacCAAAGCAGTAATGATTATAAACACTGGATGAGAGGCAGCATCATTGCAATCGTAGAATACACTCAAGTGTATTCAATATGAAAACACTTGATCAAACAGGAATGTGTGTAGTAAGTTTCAGGTTTACTCATGCAGTTTCATCcagaaggaaaacacacacacaccttcctcaTACTATCGCAACACTGTATTACAGTATTAGCCGGAGGAAAGACAATTGGCATAACCTATTTCAATGTTCATATGAACACATCTAATGTTTAAAGACTACCTGGGAAATCAACAAAATATAAACACCAGGTGAGGGTGGTGAGTGATTAAATAATGAAACCACTTCTTAAATCTCTCTACAGGATGATGTCAGGAGGAATCACGAGTtgctgtgtggctctgctcctgaccctgacctccGTGTCAGCTGGAAAGAGGGCGCTCAATTCAATTAATGATCTGAAGTCAATCGACTTTGGACAAACTGTGCCCAAGCACAGTCTCCTGTTGCTCCACTGGTTTGCCAATGAAATTGACATTGACAATAACAATGTCATCctactgacctttgacccagaCAGTCGTGAATTTGGCTCTCATCACTATGGAAACTACGAGAGGGTTTTAGACCCCCTACCGAGGGGGCATCGTTACTACACCGTCGGTAACATCAATCAACCGACATCGCTGCCACTACCATATTATGTCATCCACCCCCGGGCGGAGTATGCAGCAAGAAACCGGGACCGGATCATATTCAGGGTCAGGGAGCAGAATGCGAGGCGGCAAGCTTCACAGAGGATCGACCAAGTGTACATCACCCAGCACTATGAGACATCTGAAAATCAGGGCACAAGGTATAACCCAGAACACACATATCAGGTCACTACCAACCTGTTGATGGAGATCAGAGAgttttctgtggaagaaaatgacATGAGTTCACTGATGTATCTCAGAGATCGCTTTGAAAGCAGCGCTGATGATTCCCAGCTAAGGCAGATAAGAAACACGTGGGGTGACCTTGCTTGTCTCggactgtttttgtttattgtaaTCCAGGAGAAGTATTCCCCTCCCAAACGCAACAACAGACCTCAGCCTGCAGCAAGAAGGAACACACAACACGACTTTGTGGGCAATATCCCAGAAAACAGGCAAAATGTCACCTGTGGGATGTTTGTGAGTATTCAAGTAGACCCTAAAGATGACATAATACTCAAGGTGACAACAGGCAAAGGTGGGAAAGCCAGAATTATTTGGAGCAATGTTCCTAGTGATTTTCTTAATCGAGGTGTGATGGTAGCACTTTACAAGAATGATCAGGAAGAGGAAGCCCTGACTTATAAATCTATTGGGAACAGAGAGTCAGGCAGTTATGATACATCAGTACCCCTGAATGAAGGCCTTCAGGTACGGCTGCATGAGGTGAGGAAACTATGTTGCTTCTGGAAATCAATCGGAGAGGAGATAGACAGAAGCAGTGAGTTTAGAAATCCCAAAGCTGTCAATATAACAGGTTACGATGCAAACCTGCAACTCTTTGCAAAAGACGGCAAAGCTTGTGCTCGCTTAATAGTGAATACGTCTTTCTATAATTGGGGGTCCGAATTCAAAAAATCATGGGTGGGCTTCTACAGCTCTGACGATAAAGCCACAAAAAACTATGAATGGTGGCAATGGCAATGGGCAACGAAattcaaagaaaacacagattttCAGGACCTGTTTTATGATGTATACGAGTACGAGTCAGGCATGACAATCACTCCAGGAGTCCAAATACGCTTCATACTGCAAGATGAGATAGAGAAGGCAAGAACCCCTGCCTGGGGGGaatgaagatatttaaacaaaaacaaaacaaaatatatgacTTAACCTCTACAAATACCCCTTTAAATtctggttgattttttttttttttttaaagcaaaaaaagaaagatctgTGAtgcaattattttatattaaaaatatatttttatttaagacATTCACATAGAAACAGGTTCTTCATTtctatgttgtttttctacaggaaaagaacaaaaaatctTGAGCCTATACAAGCTGATATTCTGTCAGGTACATGCTGTACTTCATTATGTGGTCAGAAATTGCAGTAATGATGAACTGGGTTTGAGCCATTCAGAAATGCTGTTTTCAATAGCTTGCTACTCACAAAGCACTTACATTTTATACTATTAAAAGTTTTGccgcaaaaaatattttaaaatccatGGGATCTGTGTCAAGATTGTTacgctgttttttgtttttttagtgtgtGTTGTTATTACATCAGATAAATGTGATGGACTTTTTTTAACTATGGAAAACTCCTTTATCTCCATAAACTTTGCTGGTGTGTGCATCATTTTGCTTCAACATATtgaattttattgtgtttttcttttctgttttttgtttcctaTGACATGCTTGTGCTGATCACCCCTTCTAAAACCACAGCTCTACAGCAAAAATCAATCACCATGCAAATTCGAGTGCAAAACTTGTGCTAAAATC is drawn from Archocentrus centrarchus isolate MPI-CPG fArcCen1 chromosome 8, fArcCen1, whole genome shotgun sequence and contains these coding sequences:
- the LOC115784875 gene encoding uncharacterized protein LOC115784875, which translates into the protein MTAADRCRMMSGGITSCCVALLLTLTSVSAGKRALNSINDLKSIDFGQTVPKHSLLLLHWFANEIDIDNNNVILLTFDPDSREFGSHHYGNYERVLDPLPRGHRYYTVGNINQPTSLPLPYYVIHPRAEYAARNRDRIIFRVREQNARRQASQRIDQVYITQHYETSENQGTRYNPEHTYQVTTNLLMEIREFSVEENDMSSLMYLRDRFESSADDSQLRQIRNTWGDLACLGLFLFIVIQEKYSPPKRNNRPQPAARRNTQHDFVGNIPENRQNVTCGMFVSIQVDPKDDIILKVTTGKGGKARIIWSNVPSDFLNRGVMVALYKNDQEEEALTYKSIGNRESGSYDTSVPLNEGLQVRLHEVRKLCCFWKSIGEEIDRSSEFRNPKAVNITGYDANLQLFAKDGKACARLIVNTSFYNWGSEFKKSWVGFYSSDDKATKNYEWWQWQWATKFKENTDFQDLFYDVYEYESGMTITPGVQIRFILQDEIEKARTPAWGE